A single window of Pyrus communis chromosome 10, drPyrComm1.1, whole genome shotgun sequence DNA harbors:
- the LOC137746741 gene encoding uncharacterized protein, translated as MAKSLVVLSLLLLLLLLISPLTADPNTPNPKPSPSPAHTDLTNYGFPIGLLPTAVKNYTINRTTGDFIVDLGGACTVTLPSDNVATYSKKITGKIVVGKITKINGISVRAFFRWQPITGIRSSGDNLVFEIGTVSVKYPTKNFDESPACEGRHSS; from the coding sequence atGGCAAAATCTCTCGTcgtcctctctctcctcctcctcctcctcctcctcatctccCCCCTAACCGCTGACCCGAACACCCCGAACCCAAAACCGAGCCCATCTCCGGCCCACACCGACCTCACCAACTACGGCTTCCCAATCGGCCTCCTCCCCACCGCCGTCAAGAACTACACCATTAACCGCACCACCGGCGACTTCATCGTCGACCTCGGCGGCGCGTGCACGGTCACCCTCCCTTCCGACAACGTGGCCACCTACTCGAAGAAAATCACCGGAAAGATCGTCGTGGGCaaaatcaccaagatcaatggcATCAGCGTCCGGGCCTTCTTCCGGTGGCAGCCGATCACCGGAATCCGGTCGAGCGGCGACAACTTGGTGTTCGAGATCGGCACGGTCTCCGTCAAGTACCCCACTAAGAACTTCGATGAGAGTCCCGCTTGCGAGGGCCGCCACTCCTCTTAG
- the LOC137747279 gene encoding VIN3-like protein 1 isoform X1, whose amino-acid sequence MELEDKFVGKVSGVQSLSSSVQSTPEKNGHSDDASRSPELLQEFMKLGPKKELLRTCFEKDKKNLNSSKNKMTEPLKTSKPSKKQDSKKASSSPNNLPKKQARKGENPMRLSSASDQSPDFGSSSSWICKNSACRAVLSIDDTFCRRCSCSICHLFDDNKDPSLWLVCTSESGGGDSCGLSCHIECALQHAKAGVVDLGQLMQLDGSYCCATCGKVSGILGSWKKQLIVAKDARRVDVLCYRIYLSYRLLDGTSRFKELHEIVKEAKSKLEREVGPVNGVSAKMARGIVSRLSIAGDVLKLCSLAIEKADEWLAKVSNADPNCREGSLPAACKFLFQEVASSSVVIILIELSNASSDNIKGYKLWYYKSGEELHAKEPTCIFPRSQRRILISNLQPCTEYTFRIISYTEAGDLGHSEAKCFTKSVEIIRRNPISPVSGNPKKEKPIIEPNSSGKRESETTTAVGPTSEFKVRDLGKVLRMAWGQEQGNSEAFCSANKETCCGVSSTVKTETPQEPLPSVLHRLDLNVASVPDLNEELTPPFESSRDEDNGCTLQRAVEADDDAASHDLVKNGLARSHGSGDSQTWTHGLNGDVPAVDSRVEVGRKRAANTNEEIYDCDSTLINGPPLLISNGSYCLDENFEYCVKIIRWLECERHITQEFRLKLLTWFSLRSTEQERRVVNTFIQTMIDDPSSLAGQLVDSFSDIVSNKRPRNGFCSKLWH is encoded by the exons ATGGAATTAGAAGATAAATTTGTTGGTAAAG TTTCTGGTGTTCAAAGCCTCTCCTCCAGTGTGCAAAGCACTCCTGAGAAGAATGGGCATTCAGACGATGCTTCACGAAGTCCAGAGCTTCTTCAAGAGTTCATGAAATTGGGTCCCAAGAAGGAACTCCTTCGAACTTGCTTTGAAAAGGACAAGAAAAACTTGAAttcatcaaaaaataaaatgactgAACCTTTGAAGACTTCAAAGCCAAGTAAGAAGCAGGATTCAAAGAAAGCTTCTTCTAGTCCAAATAATCTTCCTAAAAAGCAAGCCAGAAAGGGGGAAAATCCTATGCGTCTCTCATCAGCTTCTGATCAGTCTCCAGACTTTGGATCTTCAAGCTCATGGATCTGTAAAAACTCTGCTTGTAGAGCTGTTCTATCCATAGATGACACCTTTTGCAGGAGGTGCTCTTGCAGTATCTGTCATTTGTTTGATGACAACAAGGACCCTAGTCTTTGGTTAGTGTGCACATCTGAATCTGGTGGCGGAGATTCCTGTGGGTTGTCTTGTCACATCGAGTGCGCCCTTCAACATGCAAAGGCAGGAGTTGTTGATCTTGGGCAATTGATGCAGCTAGATGGTAGTTACTGTTGCGCTACTTGTGGTAAAGTTTCTGGGATACTTGG AAGTTGGAAGAAGCAGCTCATTGTGGCAAAGGATGCTCGCCGTGTTGACGTACTATGTTATAGGATATACTTGAGTTACAGACTCCTGGATGGGACTTCAAGATTTAAAGAACTACATGAGATTGTGAAGGAAGCAAAGTCTAAACTAGAGAGAGAAGTTGGCCCAGTAAATGGCGTTTCTGCAAAGATGGCACGAGGGATAGTAAGTAGACTATCAATTGCTGGTGACGTGCTGAAACTCTGCTCCCTTGCAATTGAGAAAGCAGATGAATGGCTGGCCAAAGTTTCTAATGCGGATCCAAATTGCCGAG AGGGTTCACTTCCTGCAGCTTGCAAGTTTCTTTTTCAAGAAGTAGCATCATCCTCTGTTGTGATTATATTGATTGAATTGTCTAATGCATCATCTGACAATATTAAGGGCTACAAGCTCTGGTATTACAAGAGCGGAGAAGAATTGCACGCAAAAGAGCCTACTTGTATCTTTCCAAGATCTCagagaaggattttgatatcCAATCTGCAGCCTTGCACAGAGTATACGTTTAGGATAATATCTTATACGGAGGCTGGTGACTTGGGCCACTCAGAGGCCAAGTGTTTCACCAAGAGTGTTGAGATAATTCGTAGAAACCCCATTTCACCAGTGTCCGGGAATCCTAAGAAGGAGAAACCGATCATCGAACCAAATTCTAGTGGCAAGAGAGAATCTGAAACTACAACAGCAGTTGGTCCAACTTCCGAGTTTAAAGTTAGAGATCTTGGGAAGGTACTTCGTATGGCTTGGGGTCAAGAGCAAGGCAACTCTGAGGCGTTCTGTAGTGCCAATAAGGAAACATGCTGTGGAGTAAGCAGCACAGTAAAAACTGAAACTCCACAAGAACCATTGCCTTCTGTTTTGCACAGGCTTGACTTAAATGTTGCTTCAGTACCCGATCTAAATGAAGAGCTAACCCCACCATTTGAATCCTCCAGAGATGAAGACAATGGATGCACTTTGCAGCGTGCTGTTGAAGCAGATGATGATGCTGCCTCTCATGACCTAGTGAAGAATGGTTTAGCAAGATCACATGGTAGTGGTGATTCGCAGACCTGGACTCACGGTCTTAACGGAGATGTCCCAGCTGTTGATTCCCGGGTAGAAGTTGGCAGGAAGAGGGCAGCAAACACAAACGAAGAGATCTATGATTGTGACAGCACACTAATAAATGGGCCACCATTGCTTATTTCTAATGGTTCATATTGCTTGGACGAGAACTTTGAGTACTGTGTGAAAATAATCCGATGGCTGGAATGTGAGCGTCACATTACACAGGAATTCAGGTTGAAATTGCTAACATGGTTTAGTTTGAGATCGACTGAGCAGGAACGTAGGGTGGTCAATACCTTTATTCAGACTATGATTGATGATCCAAGTAGCTTGGCAGGACAGTTAGTTGACTCATTTTCAGATATCGTATCCAACAAGAGGCCACGAAATGGATTCTGTAGTAAGCTGTGGCATTAA
- the LOC137747279 gene encoding VIN3-like protein 1 isoform X2, producing the protein MKLGPKKELLRTCFEKDKKNLNSSKNKMTEPLKTSKPSKKQDSKKASSSPNNLPKKQARKGENPMRLSSASDQSPDFGSSSSWICKNSACRAVLSIDDTFCRRCSCSICHLFDDNKDPSLWLVCTSESGGGDSCGLSCHIECALQHAKAGVVDLGQLMQLDGSYCCATCGKVSGILGRSWKKQLIVAKDARRVDVLCYRIYLSYRLLDGTSRFKELHEIVKEAKSKLEREVGPVNGVSAKMARGIVSRLSIAGDVLKLCSLAIEKADEWLAKVSNADPNCREGSLPAACKFLFQEVASSSVVIILIELSNASSDNIKGYKLWYYKSGEELHAKEPTCIFPRSQRRILISNLQPCTEYTFRIISYTEAGDLGHSEAKCFTKSVEIIRRNPISPVSGNPKKEKPIIEPNSSGKRESETTTAVGPTSEFKVRDLGKVLRMAWGQEQGNSEAFCSANKETCCGVSSTVKTETPQEPLPSVLHRLDLNVASVPDLNEELTPPFESSRDEDNGCTLQRAVEADDDAASHDLVKNGLARSHGSGDSQTWTHGLNGDVPAVDSRVEVGRKRAANTNEEIYDCDSTLINGPPLLISNGSYCLDENFEYCVKIIRWLECERHITQEFRLKLLTWFSLRSTEQERRVVNTFIQTMIDDPSSLAGQLVDSFSDIVSNKRPRNGFCSKLWH; encoded by the exons ATGAAATTGGGTCCCAAGAAGGAACTCCTTCGAACTTGCTTTGAAAAGGACAAGAAAAACTTGAAttcatcaaaaaataaaatgactgAACCTTTGAAGACTTCAAAGCCAAGTAAGAAGCAGGATTCAAAGAAAGCTTCTTCTAGTCCAAATAATCTTCCTAAAAAGCAAGCCAGAAAGGGGGAAAATCCTATGCGTCTCTCATCAGCTTCTGATCAGTCTCCAGACTTTGGATCTTCAAGCTCATGGATCTGTAAAAACTCTGCTTGTAGAGCTGTTCTATCCATAGATGACACCTTTTGCAGGAGGTGCTCTTGCAGTATCTGTCATTTGTTTGATGACAACAAGGACCCTAGTCTTTGGTTAGTGTGCACATCTGAATCTGGTGGCGGAGATTCCTGTGGGTTGTCTTGTCACATCGAGTGCGCCCTTCAACATGCAAAGGCAGGAGTTGTTGATCTTGGGCAATTGATGCAGCTAGATGGTAGTTACTGTTGCGCTACTTGTGGTAAAGTTTCTGGGATACTTGG CAGAAGTTGGAAGAAGCAGCTCATTGTGGCAAAGGATGCTCGCCGTGTTGACGTACTATGTTATAGGATATACTTGAGTTACAGACTCCTGGATGGGACTTCAAGATTTAAAGAACTACATGAGATTGTGAAGGAAGCAAAGTCTAAACTAGAGAGAGAAGTTGGCCCAGTAAATGGCGTTTCTGCAAAGATGGCACGAGGGATAGTAAGTAGACTATCAATTGCTGGTGACGTGCTGAAACTCTGCTCCCTTGCAATTGAGAAAGCAGATGAATGGCTGGCCAAAGTTTCTAATGCGGATCCAAATTGCCGAG AGGGTTCACTTCCTGCAGCTTGCAAGTTTCTTTTTCAAGAAGTAGCATCATCCTCTGTTGTGATTATATTGATTGAATTGTCTAATGCATCATCTGACAATATTAAGGGCTACAAGCTCTGGTATTACAAGAGCGGAGAAGAATTGCACGCAAAAGAGCCTACTTGTATCTTTCCAAGATCTCagagaaggattttgatatcCAATCTGCAGCCTTGCACAGAGTATACGTTTAGGATAATATCTTATACGGAGGCTGGTGACTTGGGCCACTCAGAGGCCAAGTGTTTCACCAAGAGTGTTGAGATAATTCGTAGAAACCCCATTTCACCAGTGTCCGGGAATCCTAAGAAGGAGAAACCGATCATCGAACCAAATTCTAGTGGCAAGAGAGAATCTGAAACTACAACAGCAGTTGGTCCAACTTCCGAGTTTAAAGTTAGAGATCTTGGGAAGGTACTTCGTATGGCTTGGGGTCAAGAGCAAGGCAACTCTGAGGCGTTCTGTAGTGCCAATAAGGAAACATGCTGTGGAGTAAGCAGCACAGTAAAAACTGAAACTCCACAAGAACCATTGCCTTCTGTTTTGCACAGGCTTGACTTAAATGTTGCTTCAGTACCCGATCTAAATGAAGAGCTAACCCCACCATTTGAATCCTCCAGAGATGAAGACAATGGATGCACTTTGCAGCGTGCTGTTGAAGCAGATGATGATGCTGCCTCTCATGACCTAGTGAAGAATGGTTTAGCAAGATCACATGGTAGTGGTGATTCGCAGACCTGGACTCACGGTCTTAACGGAGATGTCCCAGCTGTTGATTCCCGGGTAGAAGTTGGCAGGAAGAGGGCAGCAAACACAAACGAAGAGATCTATGATTGTGACAGCACACTAATAAATGGGCCACCATTGCTTATTTCTAATGGTTCATATTGCTTGGACGAGAACTTTGAGTACTGTGTGAAAATAATCCGATGGCTGGAATGTGAGCGTCACATTACACAGGAATTCAGGTTGAAATTGCTAACATGGTTTAGTTTGAGATCGACTGAGCAGGAACGTAGGGTGGTCAATACCTTTATTCAGACTATGATTGATGATCCAAGTAGCTTGGCAGGACAGTTAGTTGACTCATTTTCAGATATCGTATCCAACAAGAGGCCACGAAATGGATTCTGTAGTAAGCTGTGGCATTAA